The following proteins come from a genomic window of Crassostrea angulata isolate pt1a10 chromosome 1, ASM2561291v2, whole genome shotgun sequence:
- the LOC128155785 gene encoding uncharacterized protein LOC128155785, with translation MASIYYNILKMRLGSLSVVTGILVAVSGEECIEQQTTEENVTTIVSSLRTRTKAVKKGRRYRMETEYYEFFEEKISRRNVTHSVATCCHGYENVNGKCLKHSTFVTPNAPISASMTSVVVPTVMLLFMLAVSIVVVYHLHSKDKLCTRSKRKNKTKKSSVKKANRSTDELYTQIEPPTGIVSGHYDDLRCSQRQVNANPQPNKGTEEDDRRSDHNYDYLSISSTLTK, from the exons ATGGcgtcaatttattataatatcttAAAGATGCGACTGGGATCGCTATCTGTTGTTACTGGAATATTAGTGGCTGTATCTGGAGAAGAGTGCATTGAGCAACAGAC aaCTGAAGAAAATGTAACGACAATTGTATCGAGCTTACGGACAAGAACGAAGGCAGTCAAAAAGGGCAGGAGATACAGAATGGAAACTGa ATACTACGAATTCTTTGAAGAAAAGATTAGCCGGAGAAACGTCACACATAGTGTCGCAACATGTTGTCATGGATACGAGAATGTGAACGGAAAATGTTTGA AACATTCGACATTCGTAACCCCCAATGCTCCGATCTCTGCCAGTATGACGTCAGTTGTTGTTCCGACTGTGATGCTGTTGTTTATGTTGGCTGTGTCCATTGTTGTCGTGTATCACTTACACTCCAAAGACAAATTATGCACCAGGTCAAAGAG GAAAAACAAAACCAAGAAATCTTCTGTCAAAAAAGCCAACAGATCTACAG ACGAGCTGTATACACAGATTGAACCACCCACAGGGATTGTATCGGGGCACTACGACGACCTTCGTTGCTCACAGAGACAGGTCAATGCCAACCCACAGCCAAACAAAGGGACAGAAGAGGATGACAGGAGGTCCGACCACAATTACGACTATTTGTCGATATCCTCAACGCTAACTAAATAA